In Diorhabda carinulata isolate Delta chromosome 6, icDioCari1.1, whole genome shotgun sequence, a single genomic region encodes these proteins:
- the LOC130895894 gene encoding probable RNA polymerase II nuclear localization protein SLC7A6OS, whose amino-acid sequence MAAILRVKRCLDENPLDTLILECKKRKIENNKQVITTTKDDEVETTVLKFAGTINKGDNVFTHIKEKLLPDSDELKANFKKHSVNLKDKLRIEHQEASKNSRYKIVNYHRASQVGATEKVNEEVTILDVETDLNENSAEIANKNNDKGNEYVYDLYYTDSNNFGETDIEEYVSIYPLNDPLLVRSIKDDLEGSNSDEDSEDSNAENYWRNDYPDEDDMESVNEDDMVEAMNKVDLDDLLSSDYEEDLYSAGSDSEYEDALGYDDVNTLGKRFAAFKAKHRILLDPDSIDNFYSDKDECNY is encoded by the coding sequence atggCTGCTATACTGAGAGTAAAGAGATGTTTAGACGAAAATCCATTAGACACGTTGATTTTAGaatgtaaaaaaagaaaaattgaaaacaacaaacAAGTAATAACAACAACAAAAGACGACGAAGTCGAAACAACCGTACTAAAATTTGCTGGTACCATCAACAAAGGCGATAACGTATTTAcacatataaaagaaaaattattaccGGATTCCGATGAATTAAAagctaattttaaaaaacattcggtaaatttaaaagataaattgaGAATAGAACATCAAGAAGCTTCAAAGAATAGTCGTTACAAGATAGTCAATTACCATAGGGCTTCCCAAGTAGGTGCAACCGAAAAAGTAAATGAAGAAGTAACAATACTTGATGTAGAGACTGATTTGAACGAAAACAGCGCCGAAATTGCCAACAAAAACAATGACAAGGGAAACGAATATGTGTACGACTTGTATTACACAGATTCCAATAATTTCGGTGAAACAGACATAGAAGAATACGTCAGTATTTATCCTTTAAACGACCCGCTCCTAGTGAGATCTATCAAGGACGATTTGGAAGGATCAAACAGTGATGAGGATAGCGAAGATTCCAATGCCGAAAACTATTGGAGGAACGATTACCCGGACGAAGACGACATGGAATCTGTAAACGAAGACGATATGGTCGAAGCTATGAACAAGGTAGACCTCGACGATTTATTATCCAGTGATTACGAAGAAGACTTGTACAGTGCAGGAAGTGATTCAGAATATGAAGACGCTTTGGGCTACGATGACGTAAATACTTTAGGTAAAAGATTTGCGGCGTTTAAAGCTAAACACAGAATTCTCCTTGATCCCGAtagtattgataatttttattcggATAAAGATGaatgtaattattaa
- the LOC130895881 gene encoding uncharacterized protein LOC130895881 — MRLYFLGTVLCLFLWRCAANPIITITADDDTKFSTTQSTELDKKIETDGIKREETLGVFETQADTSKIEPERVVEIDTESKVAVDTTINNEIGGNKAVEHKVSLKKVKSKGKVKGRQSGDDDDDDDDDDDDDDLDLGLGDDDDDDDDDDDDSPANDDDDDDDDDDDYFGGFLDDILGGDDDDDDDDDDDDDDDEKPVSQPIEPPVVEQSPVEPAEPSTPIETSPGDQLDTQEVDAEDAELSSTGTNDPVQDTDPVVVVKEPTAVDQVENSVEPIVVQPVPATDNDDDDDDDDDDDDDDDDVLSDLAGDDDDDDDDDDDDDDDDDDDDETGIEDVIEAKRSRSLSGAQPKMPAIYISKYNKFVDNIIERINKILGKSYDPVRVKLQSLDNKSKNTKKTTKKTDKKKSNKVKKTKGKKKKNHSRNGTKKNDEEKMTNKMGEFTVQRANQIEIEEPKLIESETREPAFVLVSKVGSENFIKNVSLTSSPLRANPKRPIKTKTKTNNKNKTTNKNKTKSDNNKKSKPTVRATLFGLSTIRRDSDVMVNIQSDHTTVKTNFVLGPLTLRVEREVGKGARRELKSATATTAEMYGRLNLRIAHGGTANLHSIRVLQPKQVRVDSADNHDKTKEYIWKRSAHIATLVSEKLSAVARSMLKQKSFD; from the exons ATGAGACTGTACTTTTTGGGCACAGTTTTGTGCTTATTCCTGTGGCGGTGCGCAGCGAATCCAATAATCACAATAACGGCGGACGATGATACGAAATTTTCGACAACTCAGTCAACcgaattagataaaaaaatagaaacggATGGAATAAAGCGAGAAGAAACTTTGGGAGTGTTTGAAACACAAGCGGATACTTCGAAAATTGAACCCGAACGAGTCGTAGAAATCGATACCGAATCTAAAGTAGCAGTCGATACAACGATTAATAACGAAATCGGTGGAAATAAAGCGGTAGAACATAAagtttcgttaaaaaaagttaaatctAAGGGCAAG GTTAAAGGACGTCAATCGGgagacgatgatgatgatgacgacgacgatgacgacgaCGACGATCTAGATCTAGGACTTGGTGACGatgacgacgacgacgacgacgacgatgaTGACAGTCCAGCGAACGATGATGACGACGATGATGACGACGACGACGATTATTTTGGAGGatttttagatgatattttAGGAG GAGATGACGATGATGatgacgacgacgacgacgatgaTGACGATGATGAAAAACCGGTATCTCAACCAATCGAACCGCCGGTTGTTGAACAATCCCCAGTAGAACCCGCCGAACCGTCGACACCGATCGAAACCAGTCCCGGCGATCAATTAGATACCCAAGAAGTAGATGCCGAAGATGCGGAACTTTCAAGCACCGGTACGAACGATCCAGTACAAGACACAGATCCGGTAGTTGTAGTAAAAGAGCCAACGGCAGTGGATCAGGTTGAAAATTCCGTGGAACCGATCGTAGTTCAACCGGTACCGGCTACTGATAATGACGATGACGatgacgacgacgacgacgatgatgatgatgacgatgacGTATTATCGGATTTAGCCGGTGACGATGatgacgacgacgacgacgacgacgacgatgacgacgaTGATGACGACGACGATGAAACCGGTATAGAAGACGTCATCGAAGCGAAGAGATCAC GATCTTTATCAGGAGCTCAACCGAAGATGCCGGCGATTTACATATCGAAATACAATAAATTCGTGGATAATATCAtagaaagaataaataaaattttgggaaaatcCTACGATCCTGTTCGAGTCAAATTACAATCATTAgataataaatcgaaaaatacgaaaaaaaccACCAAGAAAAccgacaaaaaaaaatcgaataaagttaaaaaaacgaaagggaaaaagaagaagaatcattcGAGAAATGGTACGAAGAAGAATGACGAAGAAAAGATGACAAACAAAATGGGAGAATTTACGGTACAAAGGGCAAATCAAATTGAAATCGAAGAACCAAAACTCATCG aaaGCGAAACAAGAGAACCGGCATTCGTTTTAGTTTCGAAAGTAGGATCGGAGAATTTCATCAAGAACGTTTCGTTGACGTCGTCCCCCCTCAGAGCGAATCCCAAACGACCGATTAAAACCAAAACgaaaactaacaataaaaataaaactacgaataaaaacaaaacgaaaagcgataataataaaaagagtaAACCGACAGTTAGAGCTACCTTATTTGGATTGAGCACCATCAGAAGAGATTCGGACGTTATGGTAAACATACAATCGGATCATACAACCGTTAAAACTAACTTCGTTTTGGGACCGCTGACACTCAGAGTTGAAAGAGAG GTGGGAAAAGGTGCTAGGAGGGAATTGAAAAGCGCTACAGCGACAACGGCTGAAATGTACGGAAGATTGAATTTGAGAATAGCCCACGGAGGTACTGCTAACTTACATTCGATACGGGTACTTCAACCGAAACAGGTGAGGGTGGATAGTGCCGATAATCACGATAAAACTAAAGAATATATTTGGAAGAGGAGTGCCCATATCGCGACTTTGGTATCGGAAAAACTCTCGGCCGTAGCTAGGTCCATGTTGAAGcaaaaaagttttgattaa